In Flammeovirgaceae bacterium 311, one DNA window encodes the following:
- a CDS encoding transposase (COG3335 Transposase and inactivated derivatives), with translation MSAEEIASKADVVLSTVYKIWNRYLEVGKDAKEAIEEKPRSGQPPKLTYEVKAKITALACSDPPEGNEYWTLQMICDKVVELGYVEKISTEPVRKYLKKSSSSPGKRSNGLSGK, from the coding sequence ATGAGTGCAGAAGAGATAGCTTCTAAAGCAGATGTAGTTTTATCAACGGTTTATAAGATCTGGAACAGATATTTAGAAGTGGGTAAGGATGCCAAAGAGGCTATTGAAGAAAAACCTCGTTCAGGTCAGCCGCCCAAGCTCACTTATGAGGTGAAGGCAAAGATTACCGCCCTTGCCTGCAGCGATCCTCCTGAGGGTAATGAATACTGGACTCTTCAGATGATTTGTGATAAAGTGGTAGAGTTGGGGTATGTTGAGAAGATTTCTACAGAGCCAGTGAGGAAGTATTTGAAAAAAAGCTCATCAAGCCCTGGCAAAAGAAGCAATGGGTTATCGGGCAAATAG
- a CDS encoding putative transposase (COG3335 Transposase and inactivated derivatives) produces MEAVLDTYQRDAEPGEVRLCLDERPCQLLEDVREPLPMKEGRSRKQDSEYKRNGVCNIFLAYDMDKAERYCQTTVRRTKADFALFLDRLLTEKYPDASKVTIVLDNLNIHGYGSFFAALPEKRAMELREKISFCYTPKHGSWLNMAEIEFSALSRQCLKQRIGSINKMKRIVEAWQQQRNQRKVKICWSFTSNDAHQTFKKFYPEVEFEN; encoded by the coding sequence ATGGAAGCAGTGCTGGACACCTACCAAAGAGATGCTGAACCTGGAGAAGTAAGGCTATGCCTGGATGAGCGGCCATGCCAACTCCTGGAAGATGTAAGGGAGCCTCTGCCTATGAAAGAAGGCAGATCCCGCAAACAGGACAGTGAGTACAAAAGGAATGGCGTATGCAACATCTTCTTGGCCTATGACATGGATAAAGCAGAGCGCTACTGCCAAACCACAGTAAGAAGAACAAAGGCAGACTTTGCCCTTTTTCTTGATAGGCTCCTTACGGAGAAGTACCCTGATGCCAGCAAGGTCACAATCGTGCTGGACAACCTTAACATCCATGGCTACGGCTCTTTCTTTGCTGCCCTACCCGAAAAAAGAGCTATGGAACTAAGGGAAAAAATCAGCTTCTGCTACACTCCTAAGCATGGAAGCTGGCTCAACATGGCAGAAATTGAATTCTCCGCTCTGAGCCGCCAGTGCCTAAAGCAAAGAATAGGATCAATTAATAAAATGAAAAGAATAGTCGAAGCCTGGCAGCAACAGCGAAATCAGCGAAAAGTAAAAATATGCTGGAGCTTTACCTCCAACGATGCGCACCAAACCTTTAAGAAATTTTACCCTGAAGTGGAGTTCGAAAATTAA
- a CDS encoding putative integral membrane protein, with the protein MEYLFGDAYGLIHLISSIVALVTGTLVLIMKKGTTQHRQIGYVYVASMGILILTAFMIYRLFNGWGIFHYTTVMIFLTIGLGMIPIWIKKPAGKWRYMHFSFMYWSVIGLYSAFVAEVLTRIPKSSFFGMVGISFGVIMLIGGVFFVSNKSKWSKLFSIKN; encoded by the coding sequence ATGGAATATTTATTCGGAGACGCATATGGTTTAATTCACCTCATTTCCTCAATTGTTGCTTTGGTAACAGGAACATTAGTTCTTATTATGAAAAAAGGAACAACACAGCACAGGCAAATTGGATATGTTTATGTAGCAAGTATGGGGATACTAATTCTGACCGCATTTATGATTTATAGGTTGTTTAATGGATGGGGAATATTTCATTATACAACTGTCATGATTTTTTTAACCATTGGATTAGGGATGATACCAATATGGATTAAAAAACCAGCTGGAAAATGGCGGTATATGCATTTTTCATTTATGTATTGGTCAGTAATAGGTTTGTATTCTGCATTTGTGGCAGAAGTTTTAACGAGGATACCAAAAAGTTCTTTTTTTGGAATGGTCGGAATCTCATTTGGAGTAATAATGCTTATAGGCGGAGTATTCTTTGTGAGTAATAAATCGAAATGGTCAAAACTTTTTAGCATTAAGAACTAA